The following nucleotide sequence is from Streptomyces caniferus.
CTCCAGCATCAGCCCCGTCATGGCGAGATACATCAGCCGTACGGCCGTAGCGTCCCCCGGCAGCCCGCTCTCCCGATGGAAGCGGAGGTCGTCGTCGCGGGCCGCCCGGATGGTCCGGGTCAGCTCCTTCTGCAGCTCGGGCCGCCGGGTCGCCTCCAGGCGCAGCTCCAGCATCGCCAGATAGCCGGTACGGTCCCCGGCCACCCGGCGGTTGATCCACTCCACCAGCTCGACCACCAGCGCCCGGCTCGGCGGCGCGGCCATCACGGCGGCGACCTCCTCCGGGTCGGGCGCGACGCGCTGGTGGATCTGCCCGGCGACCTGGGCCAGCAGGTCGTCCCGGCTGACGAAGTAGTTGGAGGCGGTGCCGTTGGGCACGCCCGCGGCACCGTCGACGGCCCGGAAGGTCAGCCCCCGCGCCCCGTCGCGCGCCAGCACCTCCACCGCGGCATCCACCAGCGCGGCACGCCGCCCCGGGTTACGCACCATGTCGTCCACCTCGCATCATTGCCCGCCTCCTGCTTCTCCGCCGTCCCGGCCCCAGCCGGCTCCCGACCCCGGCCCCGTGGGCTCTTTCGGAACCGGTCCCGGAAAACCCCTGGCAACCACTACACTCAAAGTACTACAACTGGAGTTGTTGTGCGCCGGACCGGCCGGCCGCAGACGGAGGGGACACCCATGCGCTTCGCCAAACTCGGCACCGCCCTGCTCACCGACGACGTCGCCGCCAGCACCCGCTTCTACGCCGACCACTTCGGCTTCCGCCCGCTCGCCGAGCTGGGCTGGTACGCCAGCCTCCAGCACCCCCAACACCCCGAATACACCCTGGACTTCGTCGCCCGGGGACATGAAGCCATGCCCGCGGGCTTCCGCGCCCAGGAAACCGGCGGCGTACTCCTCGGCTTCCTGGTGGAGGACGCCGCGGCCGAGGAGGCCGCCCTGCGCGCCAAGGGCGTCCCCATAGCCGAACCGCTGCGGGACGAGCCGTGGGGACAGCGCCGCTTCAACGTCTGGGGCCCCGAGGGCACCCTCATCGAGGTGCTGCAGAACATCGACCCCGACCCGGAGTGGATGGCCGCCCAGGGCTTGTGAGCCGCCACCACCGGACCGGAACGCCGGTCCGGTGGCAGCCCCCGGGCGGCGTCGATTCCCCGAAGGCTTGTCAGCCCCCTCAGGCCCGGCTCAGGAAGCCCCCCGCACCGCCGTCACGAGGCGTACGTTCATCGCGCACGGAATGCGGCCGTCCGGCAGCGCCGTCGCCGCCGCCTCCGCCTCGAAGCGGGCCCGCAGCTCTGCCATGACCGCGGCATCGAGGGGGCCGAGGTCGTAGAAGCCGCCGACGGTCCGCCAGATCTGTTCGAGCGGGCCGGACAGGTCGATCCGTACGGTCTCCCACTTGGCCGGCTCGAACCCGGCGGGCCGGAACACCTCGTCGAAGCCCTCGTGGGTCCGCAGCCGCCGATCCCCGAACGACGGGCTCCGCTGCTCCGCGGGGGCCGCCTGGAACAACGGCTTGGCCAGCTGCAGGAACCTCTCGTACGCCTCGCCGCCGGCCGCTCCGCCACCGAGGACGACGGCCAGCGTGCCACCCGGCTCCAGCACCCGCGCCAGCTCCGCCGCCACCTGCTCCACATCGCTCATCAGCATCAACGCCATATGCGATACGCAACCGTCGAACCACCCGTCCTGGAAGGGCAGTTGCTGCGCCCGGCAGACCCGGAGGTCGGCCCCCGAGACGCCCGGCCGGCGGCGCGCCAGCGTCAGCTCCTCCGCGGACAGGTCGATCCCGGCGAGCGTCCGCCGCGCCCCCGCCTCCCCCTCCGCGAGGAGTTCCAGCAACAGCCCGTCGCCGCAGCCGAGATCCAGCACCCGGCCGCACGCCGGCACCCGGTCCCGCAGGATCTCGTAGCTGGAACGGCCGTCCTCGGCTCGCCCATGGGCCATCGCCCGCACCGTCACCGCGGGATGCGCGGCATGAAAGGTCCGCAGAAAATCTTCCTGAACCGTCG
It contains:
- a CDS encoding TetR/AcrR family transcriptional regulator, which translates into the protein MVRNPGRRAALVDAAVEVLARDGARGLTFRAVDGAAGVPNGTASNYFVSRDDLLAQVAGQIHQRVAPDPEEVAAVMAAPPSRALVVELVEWINRRVAGDRTGYLAMLELRLEATRRPELQKELTRTIRAARDDDLRFHRESGLPGDATAVRLMYLAMTGLMLEQLTLPGVVPAEETQGLISALVDRAIGPEGAA
- a CDS encoding VOC family protein; translated protein: MRFAKLGTALLTDDVAASTRFYADHFGFRPLAELGWYASLQHPQHPEYTLDFVARGHEAMPAGFRAQETGGVLLGFLVEDAAAEEAALRAKGVPIAEPLRDEPWGQRRFNVWGPEGTLIEVLQNIDPDPEWMAAQGL
- a CDS encoding class I SAM-dependent methyltransferase; its protein translation is MTTVQEDFLRTFHAAHPAVTVRAMAHGRAEDGRSSYEILRDRVPACGRVLDLGCGDGLLLELLAEGEAGARRTLAGIDLSAEELTLARRRPGVSGADLRVCRAQQLPFQDGWFDGCVSHMALMLMSDVEQVAAELARVLEPGGTLAVVLGGGAAGGEAYERFLQLAKPLFQAAPAEQRSPSFGDRRLRTHEGFDEVFRPAGFEPAKWETVRIDLSGPLEQIWRTVGGFYDLGPLDAAVMAELRARFEAEAAATALPDGRIPCAMNVRLVTAVRGAS